The following are from one region of the Myotis daubentonii chromosome 2, mMyoDau2.1, whole genome shotgun sequence genome:
- the NEMP1 gene encoding nuclear envelope integral membrane protein 1 isoform X1, producing the protein MAGGMKVAVSPAVGARPWGGGPRGGGAVRLLLVLSGCLVCGSVEINVVMLQESRVYTMTARQQFCYENVLIPKWHDIWTRIQIRVNSSKLVRVTQVENEEKLKELEQFSIWNFFSSFLKEKLNDTYVNVGLYSTKTCLKVEIIEENTKYSVTVTRRFDPKLFLVFLLGLMLFFCGDLLSRSQIFYYSTGMGVGIVASLLIIIFMLSKFIPRKSPIYIILVGGWSFSLYLIQLVFKNLQEIWRCYWQYLLSYVLTVGFISFAVCYKYGPLENERSINLLTWTLQLMGLCFMYSGIQIPQVAFAIIIIALCTKNLEYPIRWLYITYRKLCKATEKIVPPRLLTEEEYRIQGEVETQKALEELREYCNSPDCSAWKTISRIQSPKRFADFVEGSFHLTPNEVSVHEQEYGLGSIIAQDEIYEETSSEEEDTDSWYPTVMQNNFLT; encoded by the exons TTGAAATTAATGTGGTCATGCTTCAGGAATCTCGAGTTTATACTATGACTGCCAGGCAACAGTTCTGTTATGAAAATGTGCTTATCCCAAAGTGGCATGATATATGGACACGGATACAG ATTCGGGTAAATAGTTCCAAACTGGTACGAGTCACCCAGGTGGAGAATGAGGAGAAACTGAAGGAGCTAGAGCAGTTTAGTATCTGgaactttttttcctcctttttaaaagagaaattgaaTGACACCTATGTTAATGTGGGACTGTACAGCACAAAAACCTGCCTCAAAGTTGAGATTATAGAGGAAAACACCAAGTACAGTGTCACTGTGACCCGCA GATTTGACCCCAAACTCTTTCTCGTTTTCCTTCTTGGACTTATGTTATTTTTTTGTGGAGACTTGTTGAGCAG AAGCCAAATCTTCTACTATTCCACTGGGATGGGTGTGGGAATTGTGGCGTCTCTGCTAATCATCATTTTCATGCTGTCCAAGTTTATACCCAGG AAAAGTCCCATTTACATCATCCTGGTGGGAGGCTGGTCCTTTTCGCTATACCTCATtcaactagtttttaaaaatttacaagaGATCTGGAGGTGCTACTGGCAGTATCTTTTAA GTTATGTCCTCACAGTTGGATTTATAAGTTTTGCCGTCTGTTACAAGTATGGGCCCTTGGAGAATGAACGAAGTATCAACCTGCTGACCTGGACCTTGCAGCTGATGGGCCTCTGTTTCATGTATTCTGGTATCCAGATACCACAGGTTGCTTTTGCCATTATCATCATTGCTCTGTGTACTAAGAACCTGGAGTATCCTATTCGGTGGCTGTACATCACCTACAG AAAGTTGTGTAAGGCAACAGAAAAGATTGTCCCCCCTCGTCTCCTGACAGAAGAAGAGTATCGAATACAAGGAGAGGTGGAAACTCAAAAGGCGTTAGAGGAGCTTCGAGAATATTGTAACAGTCCAGACTGCTCTGCTTGGAAGACTATTTCTCGAATCCAGTCTCCAAAGAG ATTTGCTGACTTTGTGGAAGGTTCTTTTCACCTCACACCAAATGAAGTTTCTGTCCATGAGCAGGAATATGGATTAGGGAGCATTATTGCCCAGGATGAAATCTATGAAGAAACATCCTCTGAGGAGGAGGACACAGATTCCTGGTATCCCACTGTCATGCAGAACAACTTTTTGACTTAG